A window of the Microplitis mediator isolate UGA2020A chromosome 5, iyMicMedi2.1, whole genome shotgun sequence genome harbors these coding sequences:
- the LOC130668536 gene encoding major facilitator superfamily domain-containing protein 9-like has protein sequence MSAKVKWIYLAAFLDLFAVSLILPSMAAHLKSLGASYFMIGMMTSIYASTQLLSGPIIGSWSDKIGRQKLFVITYLIVGCCYPLIGFINSFYIILLLRATIGIFKHGQVLIRTIVTDQIPIDNQSLLFGHLKSIAGVSFTLGPAIGGHLSELDKGFSYVACCTGFLLILNSVIGYLYLDDVQDENAASKQYKDECKKKPKSLREEISEAIRSLAEVNWRLFGQVFTLKFILDMSAGVYHSNYSIKIQERFSITPKISGYTIAFQSFVGVITGLFVAKINDKLYKTDVDYKKRNIHGFILMAIGYLGIYFATSLSVFLLWTVVLKTSHMFMRIILTDMLMRKCPSSQTGSIAGTSNSVSNFARLITPIIAGIFEDTWGTNSANFLAAVIASIGILVSLNIKNNHSKTQ, from the exons ATGAGCGCTAAAGTAAAATGGATTTATTTGGCGGCATTTCTA gaTTTATTTGCAGTTAGTTTGATATTACCATCAATGGCGGCCCATTTAAAATCACTGGGTGCCTCGTACTTTATGATAGGAATGATGACTTCAATTTATGCTTCCACTCAATTATTAAGCGGTCcgataatt GGCAGCTGGAGTGATAAAATCGGCAGGCAAAAACTGTTCGTAATAACTTATTTAATTGTTGGTTGCTGCTATCCACTAATTGGATTCATCAAttccttttatattattttattattgagagCTACTattg GTATTTTTAAACATGGGCAAGTATTAATTCGAACAATAGTTACTGATCAAATACCAATAGATAATCAGTCTTTATTATTTGGACATCTAAAATCAATTGCGGGAGTAAGTTTTACTCTTGGTCCAGCAATTGGCGGTCATTTGTCTGAACTAGATAAAGGATTCAGTTACGTCGCTTGCTGTACTGGGTTtctcttaatattaaatagtG TAATTGGATACTTATACTTAGATGATGTGCAGGATGAAAATGCAGCGTCTAAGCAGTACAAAgatgaatgtaaaaaaaaacctaaatcACTGCGAGAAGAAATTTCCGAAGCAATCCGCAGCCTCGCGGAAGTTAATTGGCGCCTGTTTGGTCAAGTTTTTACATTAAAGTTCATTCTCGATATGTCAGCCGGCGTTTATCACTCAAATTATAGTATAAAGATACAAGAACGTTTTAGCATAACACCAAAAATATCTGGCTACACAATAGCTTTTCAAAGTTTCGTTGGTGTTATCACCGGTTTGTTCGTCgcaaaaattaatgacaaattatacaaaacagacgttgattataaaaaacgtAATATTCATGGTTTTATATTAATGGCTATTGGATACTTGGGAATTTACTTTGCAACCAGCTTAAGTGTATTTCTTTTATGGACAGTAGTTTTAAAAACAAGTCACATGTTTATGCGCATAATATTAACAGACATGTTGATGCGTAAATGTCCGTCTTCGCAAACCGGTTCAATTGCGGGTACATCCAATAGTGTTTCAAATTTCGCGCGTTTAATTACTCCAATTATCGCTGGAATTTTTGAAGATACTTGGGGTACCAATAGCGCCAATTTCTTGGCTGCTGTTATTGCAAGTATTGGAATTTTagtatcattaaatataaaaaataatcattcaaAAACtcaatag